CCGGCAGTTGCCATAACTCGGTGAGTTGTTCATTGACTGTCCAAGCCTTGGGTTGTTCTGCAGTCCAGCTCACCTTGTTGATCTTAGCGGGTTGCCATTCACCTTGTTGGCGATAATAGGCCTCCAACCCTTGTTCAGAAACACTAACTAGGTAAACGCGTTGGTTAAAGGCCGCTTGGTCACAGGCCATTTGGAGCATAGATTGTGTTTGTGTCCATATCTGACGTTGTTGCTGATTATCACGCCCACCTAAAGAAATTACCCCTGCGGCTAAAAGCACAGCGACAATCACCACCACAACCATCAGCTCAATTAAGGTAAATCCGTTTTGCTTAGAAACTACCAAGACTTACATTGTCCAATTACCAATCGTAGCATCGGCACCTTCTCCGCCTTGCACCCCATTCGCACCATAGCTAAAAATATCAAATTCGCCATGCTGTCCCGGGCTTAAATACAAATAATCACGCCCCCAAGGATCTTTTGGCAAACGCTCCATATAGGGTTTCCAATTACGTGGCACAGGTTCACTGGTCGGTTTAGTCACCAATGCCTCTAAACCCTGATCGGTGGTTGGGTAACGAAAATTATCCAGCCGATACAACTGCAAAGCCGACGACAGCGCACTAATGTCCTGCTTCGCTTTGACCTCACGCGCTTCATCGGGCCGGTCCATTAACATAGGTACAGCAATCGCCGCTAAAATCGCCAAGATGACCACCACGACCATCAACTCAATCAAGGTAAAACCTGCTTGTCTAGGCTTGTTTTTTAAGTTTACTATCATCATACACTCGCTCTGTTTAAATAATAATTTGAATACTCAACCCAACATTTGGTTCATTTCGAAAATAGGTAACATAATTGCCAGCACAATCGTCAACACCACCCCCCCCATAATAATAATCAACAAGGGCTCAAGTAAGCTTACCAACGTGGCCGAACTGGTTTCAACGTGATACTCATAATGACTCGCGCCCTTAAGTAACATGGCATCAAGCTGCCCTGAGTTTTCACCGGTTTGTACCAGGTTTAACAGGAGTGCGGGGAAAATACGTGTATTTTGCATAGCTTGGCTCAAGGCTAAGCCTTTTCGCACATCTTCTTCTAGGGCTAATATGTTTTGTCTGAGTGGCAAATGCGTCATAACTTGTGAGGAAATATGTAAAGCCGATTTTAACGGGACACCACTCGCCACTAAGACGCCAAGGGTACGTGACCACTTAGCCACCGCACCGTAAATCAAAAACTTACCCAATACAGGTGTGTGCAATAGTAAAGCATGCCAGCGGTAACGCCATTTATCATTGCGCATAAGTAACTTAAACAAGACTAAAAACCCAACCAGGCCTGCTAACATCGCCAAAGCATGCGCCTGTACAAATTCACTCGTGGATAATAACCCCTGAGTTAAAGGCGGCAGCGTTTGGCTCATGTTATCAAATACGCTCACCACTTTAGGCACCACGTAAACCATTAAAAAAAACACAATAACAATGGCAACCACCACCATCAAAACCGGATAAATCAGCGCACTTTGTACTTTTTTTCGCAAACGTTCTTGCTGCTCAATCGTATCCGCTAACCGAGATAACACCGCCTCAAGATGCCCTGATTCCTCGCCCGCATGAATCGTTGCCCTATAATCCTCTCCCACCGCGTAAGGCGATTGACTTAAGGCTTGCGCTAACGAATAGCCCTGCGACACCTTGCTATGCAAACTGGCTAAAAATCGCTGCATCAAGCGTGTTTCCGCTTGACTTGCTACGCCTTTTAACGCCTGAGTTAAGGGCATACCTGCCTCAAGCAAGGTCGAAATTTGGCGCGTAGCTAATGACAAGTCGGCAATCGATATACTGCGTTTTAACCACACACCCTCGGTCTTTGACTGGGCTTTATTAACGGCCTTATCCACCGCTTTAAGCTGCAAAGGCGTTAAACCCTTATCACGCAAAGCCTGGCGAACTTGACGTTCAGAGTCACCTTCAAGTAAGCCTTTTTGGGTTTTACCTTGCTGGGTTAGCGCCTTATATTCAAAAACAGCCATATTAACCCATCACCCCTGAGTCACACGTAACACTTCTTCTAAACTGGTTTCACCCGCCAAAACCCGCGCAAAACTGGTTTTTTGTAACGACGGAGAGTGCTGACGTACATAACGTTCAATATCCAATTCTGACCCCCCGCCATGAATCATCTGCTGTACCTGTTCATCAATTAAGACTAACTCATAAACCCCAAGGCGTCCTTGATAACCTGTGTAATTACACACATCACAGCCTTGCGCACGGTAAATATCTGTCTGCTCAACCCCTAAACATTCACACTCAGCCTGATCGGCAGCATGCGGCTGTTTGCAAGCTGGGCACAATCGACGCACCAGCCGTTGAGCTAAGACCCCGGTTATACTTGAAGCCAGTAAAAAAGGCTCGATGCCCATATCACGCAAACGTGTGATCGCACCCACCGCTGTATTGGTATGCAAGGTGGATAACACCAAGTGCCCGGTTAAGGACGACTGCACCGCAATGTCAGCGGTTTCTAAATCTCGAATTTCACCAATCATCACCACATCCGGGTCTTGGCGTAAAATCGCGCGCAACCCTTTGGCAAACGTCATGTTTGCTTTAGCATTGACCTGAGTTTGACTAATGCCATCGATATTGTATTCCACCGGATCTTCAATCGTCATGATATTGCGCTGATGGTCGTTTAACCTTGAAAGCCCAGCATAAAGCGTAGTGGTTTTACCAGAACCCGTCGGGCCAGTCACTAGAAAAATACCATGGGGCCGAGCAAGTAATTTCTCAATATTTTTCAATACAGCGCCCGGCATACCCAAATCCGCTAAGTCCAACAAGCCTGCACTTTTATCGAGCAAACGCATTACAACCCGCTCTCCATAATTAGATGGAATAGTCGATACACGTAAGTCGACCGCGCGCCCACCCAGTTTAAGTGCAATACGCCCATCTTGGGGTAAACGCTTCTCCGCAATATCGAGTTTAGCCATCACCTTTATTCGCGACACCAACATCCCCGCCAGGCCTGGTTTAGGCGTCAGCATCGTTTTTAACTGTCCATCAATACGAAAACGCACCCGTAACTGAGTTTCAAACGGTTCAATATGAATATCTGAAGCATTCGCACGAATCGCTTGTGAAAACACCGCATTAAGCAACTTAATAATGGGGGCGTCATCTTGACTGTCAAGCAGGTCTTGCGTCTCATTGACCTCAGCCATGACCGCAGACAAATCATCCGTCTCAAAATCATCCATACCTTCCATTGAAGTCTGCGCGCCCTCGGCATACAAACGTTGCAAATGGCGTTCAAACTCGGTTTCAGACAAGATAGATAATTCAAAAGGATCGTTAATTAAACGCTGTGCTTCTTGTATGGCCTCAGGCTGAGTTTGCTCGGTAATTAACATGCGCAGACCCGTCGCCGTCGCGTCAAACAAAACATTATTTTTACGTGCAAACAGAAACGGTAACTGCATGATTAAAACCCAAGCATTTCAAGCGATTGATCACGGCGACGCTCAGCCGCTGTACGTTGTTTTTTAGCTTGATCCGTCTCCACTTCTTCGACACGTTGCACATCGCGTCCTTTATTAACTGAGGTCGCATCGCCAGCTTCAAGCTGTTCAAGCGTTGGCATCTGTGGGCGCAAGCCCTCTAACAACAGATGATTGTCCTGCTCAAGAAAACGATCTTGTTGTGTTTGAATATGGCGATACTTTTTGCGACTATAATAATTCCCCATTTCCAGGTCACGCACAATCACTGGACGCAAGAAAATCATCAGATTAACCTTTTCGCGCTGACTGCTTTGATGACGAAACAAGCCACCAATCCCGGGAATACTTCCGAGACCAGGTATCTGTGCACTCGTATCGGTTTCACGCTCACTTAACAAGCCGCCCAAGACAATGGTATCGCCATCACCGACAATAACGCTGGTTTTGAGTTGACGTTTCGATGTTTGCAGCAAATCGGCTACATTTCCGGGAATCACATCAGATATCTCATTTTCAATTTCAAGATAAACTTCATTACCCTGGTTGATTTGAGGCCGTACCTTTAACTTCAAACCCACACTTTTACGCTCAACCGTTGTAAATGGATTAGCATTACCGGTGGTGGTATAACTTCCGGTACGAAACGGGACTTCACGGCCCACAATAATCTCCGCCTCTTCATTATCCAAAGTGAGCAAAGTGGGCGTGGAAAGAATATTCGCACCGCTATCGCTGCGCAAGGCGTTAATCAATGCACCCCAACCACTGCGTGTTGAACCACTGCCGACGACAGCCGTTGCGCCTCGACCCACGACTCCCTCAGGCAGCGCCGCCACATTACCGGTTGCCCCCGCTGTCAATGCACCCGGCAAATTACCACTTAAATTAAACAAACCCGCGCCACTCGACCCTATCGCGGCCCAGTCAACACCCAACTGCGCCGCACGCTCCTCAGTGAGCTCAACAATAATCGCCTCAATTAATACCTGCGCACGACGGATATCTAATTGATTAATCACCGATCGCAAGGCCACCACGACTTCAGGTGGCGCACTCAAAACAATCGCATTCATCCGCTCATCAGCCTGAATAGAAATCCGATCCTGCATGCTTTGTGTCGTTCGCATACGTGGCGCACGCGACTCACCTGAGCCTTCAGTAGAACCTGCTTGAGCTTGACTACTCTCGATTAACGATTGATTGGTAGCCAATTGTTGCAACAACGGCACCAAATCTTTTGCTTTGGCATACTGTAAATAAACCACCTGTACACGCCCATCCTGAGCAACCGGTACATCTAACTCCGCAATCAATGCACGCATCGATAAACGTGATGAGGTATCGCCCGTTAAAATAATTCGGTTTGAACGTTCATCAAAATTAATTCTAGCACCAATCGGTGACTGCGCAGAACCGGTACCAAGAACCGACTTTAGTGTCCTTACCAATTCTTCTGCCGGCGCATGCTGGGGACGAATCACTTCAAATTCGGCATGGTTGTTAATATCAACTTGTTTAAGAATCGCCTTAATACGCGCTAAACCATCTACGGTATCCGTAACAATTAAACGATTACTTTCTGCCATCGCCACTAAGTGACCTTCGCGTGCAACCAAAGGTCGTAAAATTGCCACCAGCTTACTGGCTTCGACGTTTTCAACCTCAACGACCTCCGTCACCCAAGCCTCACCCCGGTCTTGTGCACGAATATAAGGCAGCTGATCACGCGCCAAATTAGCTGGGATAATTTTCGTCACTTCACCACTGGGTACCGCTACAAAACCATGGACATTCAAAATTGCTAACAAAGTCTGATACAACGCATCACCCGACATGGGTTCAGGCGCTATTAGCGTCACCTTACCCCTTACACGCGGATCAATAATAAAGTTCTGCCCCGTTATTTTAGCCACCGCCTCGATCACACTACTGATTTCGACATCTCTAAAGTTCTGCTGAATTTCGTTCTGCTGAATTCCAGCCGCCTGAACCCGAAAAAATGCCATAGATACCACCAGGCCTGCTAGTGCGATCACTCGCCATAAATGGGTTTTTAACACCTTATTACTCTCCAAAATTACTGACTTAAATCCACATCAATGGTTTCATTCAACCCATCGCGATTGACCACTAAACTAAAACGGCTTTCTTGCAAAAACTGGTTCCACACGGCTGGATTTTGCGCCATATCCGCTACGGTTAATCCATTAATCGATACCACTAAATCGCCCTCACGAAAGCCTAAACCACTGAAAATTTCTGGGTGATTGCGTGGACCAATCCGAATCCCCAACCACTCATCCCGCTCCCGCAAAGGCTCAAAACGAACATACTGACCGATGCGCATTGGATTTTGTCTGATTTCTTGACTCACCGTTTGTAATTGCTGCGCCTGTTCTGGCGCCAACTGAGATGGTGGACGCGTGAGCGCACCGGCCGAATCAGCTTTAGAGGGATGGTTAACCTCCGACCCTTGAACTAATAGACCTGCTGTTTGATCATCCATCTCTAAACGTTCACGCACCCCTCTATTTTGCAAAATAGCATAGTTTGTACCGATTTCAGCCAAACTAACCTGGGCCTGCAAATTCTCACCGACAGACAAAACCTTGGTTTCGCGCCCAACCTGAATAATCGCAACGCCATAGGGTTCGGCCTGGATAACACCCAATAAAACCGCATTTAATCGTGTTCGCCGAGCGGCTGACTCAACTGCTTCAACCGCTGGCTTTTCTAACTTCGCTGCGGAAATAAGTTCAGGCACGCCCCATAGATTAATACGAGGTGAGCTCGTTTGAGCAGTGTTTTCTGGCGTTAATAAACTAGGAAGACCTGGGGGCTCTATACTTTTTAAGCCTTGGGCTAACCAGCCACCTAACTGCCAACTCATTAAAAGCAATAGAGTCAGCATCAATAGCTCAGCTAATCTGGATGAGCGATAAATAAAAGAGAGACGCATTTTCACAATTAAATAAACTTTAAAAAATAAATAGAGCTTGAATCATACCAAATTATGATTAACAATTAATGAATTAGTTAACCTTTGAACTCAAGTCAGCTTTGAGCAATAAATTATGAGTGATTAAAAACCGCGACTCATCAAAAATAATTAAAAGCACACGCTTTCAAAGCTTTAATGACTATGGTTTAATTGTGGAAGCTAAATTATAAATTCAACCCGGAGTTACAAACCATGTTTAAAAAGAAACTTCTAATTGGTGCACTTGGTCTTGGTCTTGCAACGGGCGCCAATGCGTCGACATTCCATCAAGCTGGTTCAACGCTGGGTTATGGTGCAGCGGGCAATACGCATACTTTATTTAATAACTTCCAAAACCCAGCCGCACTAGGTGGAGATACCACTAAACGTTTGCGGGGTCTGGGCATTAGTGTAGGTATTGATATTCAATATACCAATATGTCTGGTATTGATGACAGGACTGACGAACTGCAAAAAAAATTAGATAACGTTTCAGCTGATATTTTAAGTGGCGTTTACAGTAGCCAAGCTGCTGCAGAAGCTGCACTAGCAGAAGCACTCGATAACTATTTCACCTCATTTGACGCCCTTAATATGAATGTACAAGGGGGCGCATCAATTCCTCTAACAGTGCAAACAACTAATTGGGGCGGATATTTAGTTGGCATATCCAGAACCACAGGCGCCAATGTTGGCATGATTCAAACCAATAATTCAACAGTATCATTTGACAACGACGCACAAAAAGCTACAGCGACAACCAATACCAATTTAACCATTAGTGGTTACGAGCTCACTGAGTTTACACTGGGGTATGGTTTAAACTTGGATCGTTTTGTTAGCCTTAATCAAGGTACATTAAATGCAGGCGCTCGGTTAAAAATGATGCGTGCCGGATTTAACCATTTTGCTTACAATCTTGATGATATTTTTAACGATATTGACAAAGACTTTGGTGACGAATTGTCTGATGAAATTGAAAACACCATGACCTTTAACAATACTGATTCTGCTATAGGTATTGATCTTGGTATTCAATACGCGGCAAATAATTACCTACTTGGCCTAACCCTCGAAAATATTAACTCGCCAAGCTTCAACTATACCTTTATCAACTTAGCCGCTGAAGCACTTATCGCAAGCGGTCACTTGGCTAACAGCATTACACTTGACCCTAAAGCACGTGTCGATTTCGCTTATTTCACCGAAAATCGTCGCTGGACAATCGCTGGCTTTGCAGACCTAAATAAAACGACGGCACTAAGCGGACTAGAAACCCAACAAGCCGGCATATCTGCATCATTTGCCTCTAACATTTGGTACGCACCTGATCTACGTATTGGCTATACCAATGAAGCAGCTGGCAATAAACTTTCCCGTGTTCACGCTGGCTTAACCGTTGGCCCAGTGAGTCTTGATCTTGCAGCCAACTCATTAGACTTTGATGAATTTGAAGACAACTCAATTGCAGCCAACCTAAGTTTAGAGTTTAAATTTTAAGCTAAACTTAAAGCACAATCCCAATATTTTTGGGATTGTGCTTTAAGATACAAGACAGCGTTCTTTACGCAATCAATAGATCAAATAACCCACTTCAATTACCCCTCATTAAAATTTTGTGCTGCCATTAATTATTTCGACGTGCAGTCTTTTTACCTTCCCCTTAAAATGCCTGTCATTATTAAAACAATTAGTCTCGTTATGTTTTTAAAAATCCGTTCCGCCTGGCCCATTATATTAACCCTGCTTGGATCGTTAAGTTTGGTTTGGTTTATTAAAGACCCCCTTCTAATCAGCCTGTTACTGGCAGGCATGGCTTTAGGCGCGACCTTAAACTATTTTATGTTTGGCTTTAGCAGCAGTTGGCGACGCTGTCTAGTCGAAGGCCAAACTGCAGATGTACGCGCACAAATCATTATGCTAGCGAGCGCACTTATTCTGTTTACCCCTTTATTTTGGCTAGGGTCTTGGGGCAACCTGACTTTCCAAGGCATTATTCGTCCCGCTGGATTTTCTGTCATGTTGGGCGCATTTTTATTTGGCATAGGCATGCAGTTTGCCGCCAACTGCTCTTCAGGGACGCTAAATCGTGTGGGGCAACTCCAACCCCTGTCATTTATTAGTTTTATTATGCTTTTTGTTGGCGGTGCATTGGGGGCTTACTTTTATACTAGCTGGGGAACATGGTGGGCGCTGCCGCCGTTTTCTATTACGCTCCACTGGGCACTACCAGGCCTGGTCGCTTCACTTAGTGTTTTAGCGATGCTCTACTTCGGGCTTTTGCATTTTGAAAAAAAAACCAACCGACATATTGCTGCACTAGGGACAATCGCTAAACCTTCTGGTTTTTTAATCGCTGCATTATTATTAGTTTTATTTAGCGGTGTTATTCTTTTTTTATCCGGTCAACCCTGGTCGGTAGCCACCGTATTTACCCTGTGGAGCTTTAAATTTTCTGATCAATTTTCGTTAGGTTTAAACTGGGAGTTTTGGGAGATTGCTCAACTCTATCAAGCGCGGATGGAACGGCCTTTACTGGCTGATCCGATTAGTCTAACCACACTTGGGGTTATACTCGGCTCATTATGGGTGACCTTATTAGCAAACAAACCCATTCACAAACAGGCTATATCCATTAGTCAAACCAGCTATTATGCCCTAGGCGGCTTGCTTATGGGGTTTGGAGCGACGCTTTCCTATGGCTGCAATATTGGTGCTTTTTTTAGTGGTATTGCCTCTGGAAGCCTTCACGGCTGGCTATGGATAATATTTGCACTATTAGGTAACCTGGTTGCGATTGCATGGCTCAGGCCTACCCCCATAGATAAGCCAGCCCAAGACAATCATTTATAATGGGGTTAAAATATAAAATAGCCCGACAGATTTAAACCTTAGGATACATCCAAACTCAATGAGTGACTCAATGAACAACACAATAAACACCCATGTGCCCCAGGTTTCACCCACACCTGGCTCAGAGATTAACAGCTCAGGCATGCTCTCTATTATTCAAACCAAAGGGACACTTGACTGGGCCTACCCAAGCTTAATTTTGGCCAGCACAGCCCGAACACTGGATCGCGAGGCACATATTTTTTTTAGTTACTACGGTATTCGTTGCTTATTAAAAGATACAACAAGCCTGAGAGTGTCCCCTGTCGGCAATCCAGCGATGCCCATTCACCTGCCCATCGGCTCTAATAGGCTTCAAAAAATAGACTGGCGGCAATACACCCCCGACCTATTATGGAGCCTGCCCGGCATGACTCGTTTAACCACCTGGGGGTTTAAAAAGCAACTCGCTAAAGAAGGACAACTTCCGTTTAACGAAATGCGCCAACTTTGCTTAGAGCTCGGTGTAAAAATGACCGCCTGCCAAATGAGCTTAAACCTGCTGGGCTTTAAAACCAATGATTTAATTGACGGTATAGACTTCGCAGGTGCCGCCACCTACCTCGCAGAATCCCCCAAGAATCAAAGCTTATTTATTTGATTTGATTTATAATACTTGCTCATTTTTTAGCTTAGGGGCATGCTAAATGAAAAAACGGGTTTTTGATGTCATTATTATTGGCGGTGGCATTTCAGGCTGTGCCTTGACCTATGTGCTTGCGAAGTACAGCAAGGTTAAGTCTATCGTGTTATTGGAAAAGTACGGCTCACTTGCGCCACTTAACTCCAATGCACGCAGTAACAGTCAAACGTTGCATTGCGGTGATATTGAGACCAACTATTCGCTGGCCAAAGCGGAGCAAGTTAAACGCCAAGCAAATATGATTGTGCATTATGCCAACCAGTTTGAAAAAAATGACTTTCTCTATAAATACCCAAAGATGATTCTTGCAGTCGGTGAGGAAGAGTGTGAAAAACTCGAAAAACGCCACCATGAATTTGCGCAAACCTTTCCCTATATGGAATTGTGGGATGCGCAAAAAATTGCCCAAATCGAACCCAGTGTTGCACTGGTTAATGGTCAACCTCGACCCGAAAAAATTCTTGCCTCGGGTTGTACCGATGAGTTTTCTACCGTTAACTACGGCAAACTTTCCCGCTCGTTTGTTGCTCAAGCACGAAAACATCAAGCTGAAATCTCAATTAACTTAGGGACTCAGGCGAAAAAAATTCAGAAGTTTGATGATCATTATGAAATCACCACCGCCCAAGGCACCTTTATGTCAAATTTTGTCGTGGTGTCAGCCGGGGGTCATAGCCTTTTACTCGCCAACCAACTTGGTCACGGTTTAAACATGTCAATTTTGCCCATGGCCGGCAGCTTTTACTATGTACCCAACCTACTGAAAGGTAAGGTGTATACCATCCAAAATGACAAACTTCCGTTCGCCGCGCTTCATGGTGACCCTGATCTTTTAGAACCCAGCAAAACGCGCTTAGGGCCTACCGCTTTAGTGCTGCCTAAACTTGAACGCTATACCGGGGACACCTATTGGGAGTTCTGGAAAAGTTTGAAGCTCGATTACAAAGTCATGAAGGTATTTTGGGATCTAATGAAAGACAGTGATATAAGAAACTATATCTTCAGAAACGTTGCATTTGAAATACCTGGCATACGCAAAAAACTGTTTTTAAAGGACGCACAAAAAATCATTCCTGGTTTAAAAATTGACGACTTGGAGTTTGCCAAGGGTGTGGGTGGTTTACGCCCTCAAGTCATTGATAAACAAACCATGCAACTTAAGCTTGGCGAAGCGAGTATTGTGCCTTCTGGCGAAAACTTAATATTTAACATGACCCCATCACCTGGGGCAACAACCTGTTTGTACAATGCCTATCGTGATGCGCGTATTGTTTGCGAACGCTTAGGTATAGAATTTAAACGCGACGAACTGGTTAACGACCTGCTTGAAGAGCATGACCTATTCCAAGACGAATCTTAAACCGATTCAGGTTACGCTGGTTTTTGGGCTGCTTGGCAGTGGAAAAACCAGCCTCATTCAACACCTGCTTTCGCAAAAACTGGTTACTGAACGTTGGGCGCTGTTAATCAATGATTTTGGTGTACTTGGTATTGATGCTAGCACACTAAAACAAAACGATACGCCCTTGCTTGAAGTGCAAGGCGGTTGTATTTGCTGCAGCGCCCAACGCCCCTTAGCCCAAACCCTTCAAACCATCAGCCAAGACCCGAGTATTGAGCGTTTAATAATCGAACCAAGTGGTCTCGCCCATCCTGCTCAGATTATAGATACCCTCAAAAAAACCATCACACCACGCCCACTTGAATTAACATCAAGCATTTGCCTGCTGGATACCCAACGGTTTAGCCCTGAGATTTACAAAAAATCTGCGTTATTGCGCGACTTTATTCAGTTGGCTGACCTGCTGGTACTGACCCGTAGCGACCAAATTTCAACTGATCTACTCAATAGCACGCACCAATTTTTACAATCCAGCGTGCTTGGTAGTCCACACATTCATATTGCGCCGTTTGGGCAGATAGACCTTAACGAGCTTACACTCAAAGCAAGCCGACCGCCGTTTTTGTTTTTACAGGCTACTGGACTAAGCCAACAACCAGGCCTGGTTGAAGACTTTAAAAGCAACCTGCCCAAAATCATTAAAAGCCAGGTTATGCGCGGCTCAACCCAGGCGGTAAGCTGGATCTGGCATTCTGACTTATTATTTCAACGCCCGCAACTCAAGGTGTTTTTTGCTAAACCCCCCGCGGGTCTGATTCGCGCCAAGGGATTACTAAGAACCGGCAATGAATGGCAGCTCATTAACTGGGTTAATGGCGGGCTTGCGTTTCATGACCAGGCCTGGCGGCAAGATAGTCGGCTTGAATTGTTGTTTGACCAGCCAGTTAACCTCTCGTCATTAGAGCAGCAGTTAACTCCCATTATTCACTATTAATCATGACAAAATTAAAGCAAATTGATGTTCTGGTGGTTAAAGCTTGATATGATGGTCTACCCATTATTTTTTAATTACCTAAAGACAAAACAAACTTTTAGGCTACAGAAGGAAATTGCATGACTAAGCACATGCCCGATATCGCGTGCCAGCCACACCAAGGCCCTCAAGCCACCCTGAACTGGGTAGGTATGAGTGGTATTGAACTCCCGGTTTTGATCCAATCTAAC
The nucleotide sequence above comes from Thiomicrospira sp. R3. Encoded proteins:
- a CDS encoding GTP-binding protein — protein: MTYSKTNLKPIQVTLVFGLLGSGKTSLIQHLLSQKLVTERWALLINDFGVLGIDASTLKQNDTPLLEVQGGCICCSAQRPLAQTLQTISQDPSIERLIIEPSGLAHPAQIIDTLKKTITPRPLELTSSICLLDTQRFSPEIYKKSALLRDFIQLADLLVLTRSDQISTDLLNSTHQFLQSSVLGSPHIHIAPFGQIDLNELTLKASRPPFLFLQATGLSQQPGLVEDFKSNLPKIIKSQVMRGSTQAVSWIWHSDLLFQRPQLKVFFAKPPAGLIRAKGLLRTGNEWQLINWVNGGLAFHDQAWRQDSRLELLFDQPVNLSSLEQQLTPIIHY
- a CDS encoding DsrE/DsrF/DrsH-like family protein, which encodes MNNTINTHVPQVSPTPGSEINSSGMLSIIQTKGTLDWAYPSLILASTARTLDREAHIFFSYYGIRCLLKDTTSLRVSPVGNPAMPIHLPIGSNRLQKIDWRQYTPDLLWSLPGMTRLTTWGFKKQLAKEGQLPFNEMRQLCLELGVKMTACQMSLNLLGFKTNDLIDGIDFAGAATYLAESPKNQSLFI
- a CDS encoding YeeE/YedE family protein, producing the protein MVWFIKDPLLISLLLAGMALGATLNYFMFGFSSSWRRCLVEGQTADVRAQIIMLASALILFTPLFWLGSWGNLTFQGIIRPAGFSVMLGAFLFGIGMQFAANCSSGTLNRVGQLQPLSFISFIMLFVGGALGAYFYTSWGTWWALPPFSITLHWALPGLVASLSVLAMLYFGLLHFEKKTNRHIAALGTIAKPSGFLIAALLLVLFSGVILFLSGQPWSVATVFTLWSFKFSDQFSLGLNWEFWEIAQLYQARMERPLLADPISLTTLGVILGSLWVTLLANKPIHKQAISISQTSYYALGGLLMGFGATLSYGCNIGAFFSGIASGSLHGWLWIIFALLGNLVAIAWLRPTPIDKPAQDNHL
- a CDS encoding FAD-dependent oxidoreductase, coding for MKKRVFDVIIIGGGISGCALTYVLAKYSKVKSIVLLEKYGSLAPLNSNARSNSQTLHCGDIETNYSLAKAEQVKRQANMIVHYANQFEKNDFLYKYPKMILAVGEEECEKLEKRHHEFAQTFPYMELWDAQKIAQIEPSVALVNGQPRPEKILASGCTDEFSTVNYGKLSRSFVAQARKHQAEISINLGTQAKKIQKFDDHYEITTAQGTFMSNFVVVSAGGHSLLLANQLGHGLNMSILPMAGSFYYVPNLLKGKVYTIQNDKLPFAALHGDPDLLEPSKTRLGPTALVLPKLERYTGDTYWEFWKSLKLDYKVMKVFWDLMKDSDIRNYIFRNVAFEIPGIRKKLFLKDAQKIIPGLKIDDLEFAKGVGGLRPQVIDKQTMQLKLGEASIVPSGENLIFNMTPSPGATTCLYNAYRDARIVCERLGIEFKRDELVNDLLEEHDLFQDES